The following coding sequences are from one Wenzhouxiangella sp. AB-CW3 window:
- a CDS encoding PRC-barrel domain-containing protein has protein sequence MNKASEIARESLAEGRSGHSNKALLLSATTLTGNEICNRYGEKLGHIRDFVLDMDNGRIRYAVMSCGGFLGMGDRLFAIPWSALDLDTEHKRFQLDVGIDRLKAAPGFDKDNWPNMADEQWAGKVRYHFRRIRDDSTSRL, from the coding sequence ATGAACAAGGCCAGCGAGATCGCCAGGGAATCCTTGGCGGAAGGCCGGTCAGGACACAGCAATAAAGCTTTGCTGCTCTCGGCCACCACGCTGACAGGCAACGAGATCTGCAACCGCTATGGCGAAAAGCTCGGCCATATCCGGGATTTCGTGCTAGATATGGACAATGGGCGTATTCGCTATGCGGTGATGAGTTGCGGTGGTTTTCTTGGCATGGGAGACCGATTGTTTGCCATTCCCTGGAGTGCGCTTGACCTTGATACTGAGCACAAGCGTTTTCAGCTTGACGTCGGCATCGATCGTCTCAAGGCCGCACCGGGCTTTGACAAGGATAACTGGCCCAACATGGCCGATGAGCAATGGGCCGGCAAGGTGCGCTACCATTTTCGTCGAATCAGGGATGACTCGACTTCAAGGTTGTAG
- a CDS encoding ATP-binding protein, with the protein MKSRKLKTRLLEYLDVFPAVAMLGPRQVGKTTLALEIGKELDAVYLDLESPADRNKLREPELYLSRHRDRLVILDEIHRAPEIFQPLRGLIDAARRQGRKAGHYLLLGSASMDLLQQTGESLAGRIGYLELTPLDISEIGADQQSTLWLRGGFPESLLASDDKTSLLWRQNFIRTYLERDIPALGSRIPAETLRRFWTMLSHQQGQLLNAAQLARGLAVDGKTVANYLDLMVDLLLVRRLPPLLANIGKRQVRSPRTYVRDSGLVHALLGLANEEELLGSPVAGSSWEGLVVESLINAAPDDTNATFYRTAAGAEIDLVLDIPRHGRWAFEVKLSLSPRPRRGFHHACDDLGTDQRIVVYPGREDYPLTEAIEVVGFASAVNRLQDLDLLAMPAKRDH; encoded by the coding sequence ATGAAATCGCGCAAACTGAAAACCAGGCTGCTGGAGTACCTGGACGTATTTCCCGCCGTGGCCATGCTGGGCCCGCGCCAGGTGGGCAAGACAACCCTTGCGCTGGAGATCGGCAAGGAACTCGATGCCGTCTACCTGGACCTGGAATCACCAGCCGACCGCAACAAGCTCCGCGAGCCCGAGCTCTACCTGTCCCGCCACCGGGATCGGCTCGTTATCCTCGACGAGATCCATCGCGCTCCGGAGATCTTTCAACCCCTGCGCGGACTGATCGATGCTGCCCGGCGACAGGGACGAAAAGCAGGCCACTACCTTCTGCTGGGTTCGGCCTCGATGGACCTCCTGCAACAGACCGGAGAAAGCCTGGCCGGACGCATCGGCTACCTGGAGCTGACACCACTGGACATCAGTGAAATCGGCGCCGACCAGCAATCAACCCTGTGGCTGCGCGGCGGATTTCCCGAAAGCCTGCTGGCCTCCGACGACAAGACCAGCCTGCTGTGGCGACAGAACTTCATTCGCACCTACCTGGAACGCGACATCCCGGCACTCGGCTCGCGAATCCCGGCCGAAACCCTGCGTCGATTCTGGACCATGCTGTCTCACCAGCAAGGCCAACTGCTCAACGCCGCCCAGCTCGCCCGAGGCCTTGCCGTTGATGGCAAGACCGTTGCCAACTATCTCGACCTGATGGTCGATCTGCTGCTGGTAAGACGCTTGCCACCTCTTCTGGCCAATATCGGCAAACGCCAGGTTCGCTCCCCACGCACCTACGTGCGCGACAGCGGCCTGGTCCACGCACTGCTTGGCCTGGCCAACGAAGAGGAGCTGCTGGGCAGCCCGGTGGCCGGGAGCAGCTGGGAGGGGCTGGTTGTGGAATCACTGATCAATGCCGCCCCGGACGACACCAACGCAACCTTCTATCGCACGGCTGCCGGTGCCGAAATCGATCTCGTGCTGGACATTCCGCGCCATGGCCGATGGGCATTCGAAGTCAAGTTGAGCCTGTCCCCTCGACCTCGTCGCGGCTTTCATCACGCCTGCGATGACCTCGGAACAGACCAGCGCATCGTCGTGTATCCCGGGCGGGAAGACTACCCGCTAACCGAAGCGATCGAAGTGGTCGGATTCGCCAGCGCGGTGAACCGGCTGCAGGACCTCGACTTGCTGGCAATGCCAGCCAAACGGGACCACTGA
- a CDS encoding ATP-binding protein, producing the protein MMSKSDNSFQRSQAAELARRLEEPRRWIQVVTGARQVGKTTLVQQVTRKIDLPVRFASADEPSLRDRDWLVSQWEAARFELAEAGGILVIDEIQKVEQWSEAVKRLWDEDSREKRPLKVVLLGSAPLLLQQGLTESLAGRFETLHLPHWSLSEMQEAFGFSLEDYLYYGSYPGAAPLAGEPERWRRYILDALVETTIARDVMLLTRVDKPALMRRLFELGCRFSGQVLSYTKMQGQLQDAGNTTTLAHYLELLEAAGMLTGLQKYAGNAVRQRASSPKLQVFNTALMTAMSGLSPEQARADSEFYGRLVESAVGAYLVNEAARGACELYYWRQGDREVDFVVRAAQRLFAIEVKSTARRDALSGMAAFRKAFEPQRTLLVGADGIDLAQFLSRPIQDWINS; encoded by the coding sequence ATGATGAGTAAGTCAGATAATTCGTTTCAACGATCGCAAGCTGCGGAGCTTGCGAGACGTCTGGAAGAGCCTCGGCGATGGATTCAGGTCGTCACCGGTGCACGTCAGGTGGGCAAGACCACACTGGTTCAGCAGGTGACCCGAAAGATCGACTTGCCGGTTCGATTCGCGAGTGCCGACGAACCCTCGCTGAGAGACCGCGACTGGCTGGTGTCCCAATGGGAGGCAGCGCGGTTCGAGCTGGCTGAGGCTGGCGGGATCCTCGTTATCGACGAGATCCAGAAGGTTGAGCAGTGGTCTGAGGCCGTCAAGCGGCTGTGGGACGAGGATAGCCGCGAGAAGCGCCCGCTCAAGGTGGTGCTGCTGGGCTCGGCGCCGCTATTGCTTCAGCAGGGCCTGACCGAGAGCCTCGCCGGCCGATTCGAGACCCTTCATCTGCCGCATTGGTCCTTGTCGGAGATGCAGGAAGCTTTCGGCTTCTCCCTGGAAGACTATCTGTACTACGGCAGCTACCCCGGTGCCGCACCGTTGGCCGGCGAGCCAGAGCGCTGGCGCCGGTATATTCTGGATGCATTGGTCGAGACCACCATCGCCCGCGATGTCATGCTTCTGACCCGGGTCGACAAGCCGGCGCTGATGCGTCGTCTGTTCGAGCTCGGTTGCCGCTTTTCCGGGCAGGTGCTGTCCTACACCAAGATGCAGGGACAGCTGCAGGACGCCGGCAACACAACAACGCTGGCCCATTATCTGGAATTGCTGGAGGCTGCAGGCATGCTCACGGGCCTGCAGAAATACGCCGGCAATGCCGTGCGCCAGCGTGCTTCCAGTCCGAAGCTGCAGGTATTCAACACTGCACTGATGACCGCCATGTCCGGCCTGAGCCCGGAACAGGCCCGCGCCGACAGCGAGTTCTACGGTCGACTGGTGGAATCCGCCGTCGGCGCCTACCTGGTCAATGAGGCTGCGCGAGGCGCCTGCGAGCTGTACTACTGGCGCCAGGGCGATCGGGAAGTGGATTTCGTCGTCCGAGCAGCCCAGCGCCTGTTCGCCATTGAGGTCAAGAGCACGGCCCGGCGTGACGCCCTGTCGGGAATGGCTGCATTCCGAAAAGCTTTCGAGCCACAGCGCACCCTGCTGGTCGGCGCAGACGGCATCGACCTGGCACAATTTCTTTCCCGCCCCATCCAGGACTGGATCAATTCATGA
- a CDS encoding diguanylate cyclase domain-containing protein: MLLDSLPTAILITDLDGNIVYSNPACQKLYAASASELLGTHWCQAIDARDRVTIPARWQEAGNGRDPLTFELRMVTPSGKRIWTRHSIARLAPAPEVETRIHTIEDITAIKSSEQAVETATEALSRERERARVTLECVGDAVVSTDAAGQVTYLNAVAEELTGWPREAACGRPFSAVFRVVYADSGLPVHNLADRAMKGLEIVQMPPNCQLLRRDGSKLLIEDSAAPIIDADGRLAGAVVVFRDRKMSRQSVAKMTYLARHDALTGIPNRAVFFERFDQAIHLARRHQNQVGVLFIDLDNFKQVNDNLGHKVGDRLLKDLSRRLTSCVRSTDLVCRYGGDEFVVLLTEIRQPEDAGRIATKMQMAAARLFHVHRHPASLELSVGISLYPKDGASMKLLVHRADVAMYNAKLGGGRRYCFYEAGMQRPMAGSRFDKVANVSKRTDRLG, translated from the coding sequence GTGCTGCTCGATTCGTTGCCCACAGCTATTCTGATCACCGATCTCGACGGCAACATCGTCTATAGCAATCCAGCCTGCCAGAAGTTGTATGCCGCTTCGGCGTCGGAACTGCTTGGCACCCACTGGTGCCAGGCCATCGATGCGCGGGATCGCGTGACCATTCCTGCCCGTTGGCAGGAAGCCGGCAACGGCCGAGATCCCTTGACTTTCGAGTTGCGGATGGTGACCCCCTCGGGAAAGCGAATCTGGACACGACACAGTATTGCCCGTCTTGCGCCGGCGCCGGAGGTCGAAACGCGTATCCACACTATCGAAGACATCACCGCGATCAAGTCCTCGGAGCAGGCGGTGGAGACTGCCACGGAAGCACTGTCTAGAGAACGGGAACGCGCCCGGGTCACGCTGGAATGTGTCGGCGATGCGGTCGTCAGCACCGATGCCGCAGGCCAGGTGACCTATCTGAATGCCGTGGCCGAAGAGCTTACCGGCTGGCCCCGCGAAGCTGCTTGCGGTCGGCCGTTCAGTGCGGTGTTCAGGGTGGTCTATGCGGATAGCGGTCTACCCGTGCACAATCTGGCTGATCGGGCCATGAAGGGGCTGGAAATCGTGCAGATGCCGCCAAACTGCCAGCTGCTGAGGCGGGACGGCAGCAAGCTGCTTATCGAGGATTCCGCCGCACCCATCATCGACGCAGACGGTCGGCTTGCCGGCGCGGTCGTGGTGTTTCGTGACCGCAAGATGTCCAGGCAGAGCGTGGCGAAGATGACTTACCTCGCCCGCCACGATGCCCTGACTGGCATTCCCAATCGGGCGGTGTTTTTCGAACGGTTCGATCAGGCCATCCATCTGGCCAGGCGGCATCAGAATCAAGTGGGAGTGCTGTTCATCGACCTCGATAATTTCAAGCAGGTAAACGATAACCTGGGGCACAAGGTGGGGGACCGGCTTTTGAAAGATCTGTCCCGGAGACTGACCTCCTGCGTGCGCAGCACCGACCTTGTCTGCCGCTATGGTGGCGACGAGTTCGTTGTGCTGCTCACTGAAATCAGGCAGCCCGAAGATGCAGGCAGAATTGCCACGAAGATGCAGATGGCAGCAGCCAGGCTTTTCCATGTTCATCGCCATCCGGCAAGCCTGGAGTTGAGTGTTGGAATCAGTCTCTATCCCAAAGATGGCGCCAGTATGAAGTTACTGGTGCACCGGGCGGACGTCGCGATGTATAACGCCAAGCTCGGTGGTGGAAGGCGATACTGCTTCTATGAGGCCGGCATGCAACGACCCATGGCTGGGTCTCGCTTTGACAAAGTAGCCAATGTGTCCAAGCGCACAGACCGCCTTGGATGA
- a CDS encoding CsbD family protein yields MNKNQIKGSSKELAGKFRETTGKAVGNKKMERKGKTKRVVGKAQKAVGNAQEKIKRSTS; encoded by the coding sequence ATGAACAAGAACCAGATCAAGGGTAGTTCGAAGGAACTCGCCGGAAAGTTTCGGGAAACCACCGGGAAGGCCGTTGGCAACAAGAAAATGGAGCGCAAGGGCAAGACCAAACGTGTTGTGGGCAAGGCCCAGAAAGCCGTGGGCAATGCACAGGAAAAGATCAAGCGGAGCACATCATGA
- a CDS encoding M48 family metalloprotease → MMNVSFTLNYRLLVSLAAAFMLLQGCAVNPVSGKQQFVLVSESQEIAMGAQGAASVSQSIGVVDDPALQTYVQELGSRMALASERPHLPWSFSVLDDPTPNAFAFPGGYIFITRGLMGLMGNEAELVSVLGHEIGHVTARHSVAMMTRAQVAQIGLGVGSILSPELAQFSEAATGGLSLLFLSYGRDAERQADDLGFQYALDHGYDVREMVNVFASLQHAGQLAGHSPLPNWLASHPGPAERIQRIETRLGNLDQSLAGTRVGRDDYLARVDGMVFGVNPRQGYFEDNRFMHPDLAFRITFPAGWKTQNLAQVVLAGSPDQDAVVQLALAGGTPSEAAKQFFAQEGLTSSNVGQRSINGLSAMLGRFQTQTASGQLGGLAAFIAHGGHTYRVLAYTPADRLSHYGSAFEQSILSFARLTDRKALARQPERIAIVRTSRAMTLASFNAQYPSVIDLERLALINQVSGPDVPIPAGTPVKRVVR, encoded by the coding sequence ATGATGAACGTTTCATTCACATTGAATTACCGACTACTTGTCTCCCTGGCGGCTGCATTCATGCTGCTTCAAGGCTGCGCTGTCAATCCGGTCAGTGGCAAGCAACAATTCGTCCTGGTCAGTGAAAGCCAAGAGATCGCCATGGGCGCGCAGGGTGCCGCATCGGTCTCACAATCCATCGGTGTTGTCGATGATCCCGCGCTGCAAACTTATGTTCAGGAACTGGGCAGCCGGATGGCGCTGGCTTCCGAACGTCCGCACCTGCCCTGGTCGTTCAGCGTGCTCGATGATCCCACCCCCAATGCATTCGCTTTTCCCGGCGGCTATATCTTCATTACCCGAGGCCTGATGGGGCTGATGGGCAACGAGGCCGAGCTGGTCAGCGTGCTGGGGCACGAGATCGGGCACGTGACCGCACGTCACTCGGTAGCCATGATGACCCGCGCGCAGGTGGCCCAGATCGGGCTGGGTGTGGGCAGCATTCTCAGCCCTGAACTGGCCCAGTTCAGCGAAGCTGCGACCGGAGGTCTGTCACTGCTGTTCCTGAGCTATGGACGCGACGCCGAACGCCAGGCCGACGATCTTGGTTTTCAGTACGCGCTTGACCATGGCTACGACGTGCGTGAAATGGTCAATGTGTTCGCCTCGCTGCAGCACGCTGGCCAGCTCGCCGGCCACAGCCCCTTGCCCAACTGGCTGGCCAGCCACCCCGGCCCGGCCGAACGCATCCAGCGCATCGAGACCCGGTTGGGCAATCTGGACCAGTCGCTGGCCGGTACGCGCGTGGGCCGGGATGATTACCTGGCCCGAGTCGATGGCATGGTGTTCGGCGTGAATCCGCGCCAGGGCTATTTCGAGGACAACCGCTTCATGCATCCGGATCTGGCTTTTCGGATCACGTTTCCCGCCGGCTGGAAAACCCAGAACCTGGCCCAGGTGGTCCTGGCAGGCAGTCCCGATCAGGATGCCGTGGTGCAGTTGGCGCTGGCCGGCGGCACACCATCTGAGGCTGCCAAGCAGTTCTTCGCCCAGGAGGGCCTGACATCCAGCAATGTGGGCCAACGGTCAATCAATGGCCTCAGCGCCATGCTAGGGCGCTTCCAGACGCAGACCGCAAGCGGCCAGCTCGGCGGCCTAGCGGCCTTCATTGCCCATGGTGGGCACACCTACCGCGTGCTGGCATACACCCCGGCCGACCGGCTCAGCCACTACGGTTCAGCCTTCGAGCAATCCATCCTGAGTTTCGCCAGGCTGACCGACCGCAAGGCGCTGGCCAGGCAACCCGAGCGCATTGCCATCGTGCGCACGTCCCGGGCCATGACGCTGGCGTCGTTCAACGCCCAGTATCCGTCGGTCATCGACCTCGAACGCCTGGCCCTGATCAACCAGGTCTCCGGCCCCGATGTGCCCATTCCGGCCGGCACCCCGGTCAAGCGGGTGGTGCGGTAA
- a CDS encoding class D sortase: protein MYRSGLILSGVTRLQHGSGAGWMRLELAFWILGIALITTYLAATATLENQRTQGIELFAEARATAMLAGPVANRPATNASARLQDRQAVVPMPISAGAIETPPLPIAVLRMDRVGLEVPVYPDISELNLSRGAGWIGGTAAPNTGGNVAVAAHRDRYFRPLKDVKVGDILELESLSGRGEFRVSRIVIVDPAEVSVLDDTTVPTVTLVTCYPFYFIGNAPRRYIVQAIAVDQSGKVSTSDALLTALPLGETP, encoded by the coding sequence ATGTACCGATCCGGCTTGATCCTCTCCGGAGTAACCAGACTCCAGCATGGTAGTGGCGCTGGATGGATGCGCCTGGAACTGGCTTTCTGGATTCTGGGCATCGCGTTGATCACCACTTACCTTGCAGCAACCGCCACGCTGGAGAATCAACGCACTCAGGGCATCGAGCTGTTTGCCGAGGCGAGGGCAACGGCAATGCTCGCTGGCCCGGTTGCCAACCGCCCCGCCACCAATGCGTCTGCACGGCTTCAGGACAGGCAAGCCGTTGTACCCATGCCCATCAGCGCAGGCGCTATCGAAACGCCCCCCCTGCCGATTGCGGTGTTGCGCATGGATCGAGTCGGATTGGAGGTTCCGGTTTACCCGGACATCAGCGAACTGAACCTGAGCCGTGGTGCTGGCTGGATTGGCGGAACTGCCGCGCCCAACACGGGCGGCAACGTGGCGGTTGCGGCCCATCGTGATCGCTACTTTCGACCGCTGAAGGACGTCAAGGTCGGTGACATCCTCGAGCTGGAGAGTCTCTCCGGTCGCGGTGAGTTTCGCGTGTCCAGGATTGTCATTGTCGACCCGGCCGAAGTCTCGGTACTCGATGACACTACGGTGCCCACTGTCACTCTGGTCACCTGCTACCCCTTTTATTTCATCGGCAATGCACCGCGTCGCTACATCGTGCAGGCCATTGCCGTTGATCAATCCGGGAAGGTATCCACTTCGGACGCTCTTCTCACCGCACTACCATTAGGAGAAACACCATGA
- a CDS encoding PAS domain-containing protein: protein MTSSKRNGPEHLRADAEGRLRTGTAPVSAGWTVGAEALSLLYRLASDPNSSANAQKLLHELQTHQVELDLQHAQLAENEHELALQLANYECLYNHAPAGYLVLDPNGRILRSNRTASELFGLDADQLEDKMLTSLLSPESRSALQTALKDAGIGKATEAIQVQALDSRPLGLLAGMAPGKDAVLVMVFPERPTQGG, encoded by the coding sequence ATGACCAGCAGCAAGCGGAACGGACCGGAGCATTTGCGCGCCGATGCCGAAGGGCGACTGCGCACCGGCACGGCACCAGTGTCAGCGGGGTGGACGGTTGGGGCCGAGGCGCTGTCACTGCTGTACCGGCTCGCCAGCGACCCGAACAGTTCCGCCAATGCCCAGAAACTGCTGCACGAATTGCAGACCCATCAGGTCGAACTGGATCTGCAGCATGCCCAACTGGCAGAGAATGAGCATGAGCTGGCGCTGCAGCTGGCCAATTACGAATGTTTGTATAACCATGCGCCGGCAGGCTACCTGGTGCTTGACCCCAATGGTCGCATTCTCCGATCCAACCGGACTGCAAGTGAGTTGTTCGGGCTGGACGCGGATCAACTCGAGGACAAAATGCTGACCAGCCTGCTGAGCCCGGAAAGCCGGTCGGCACTCCAGACCGCGCTGAAAGACGCCGGAATCGGCAAGGCCACCGAAGCGATCCAGGTACAGGCGCTGGACTCCCGCCCCCTTGGCCTGTTAGCCGGCATGGCCCCGGGAAAGGATGCCGTTCTGGTGATGGTGTTTCCGGAACGCCCGACCCAGGGAGGCTGA
- a CDS encoding DUF3309 family protein, whose product MSVGTVLLILIVLALVGIIPVWPHSKAWGYGPTGIIGFILLVLLILFVMGRI is encoded by the coding sequence ATGAGTGTTGGAACGGTCCTGCTGATCCTGATTGTGTTGGCGCTGGTCGGAATCATCCCGGTCTGGCCGCATAGCAAGGCATGGGGCTATGGCCCCACGGGCATCATCGGTTTCATACTGCTGGTGTTGTTGATCCTGTTCGTTATGGGCAGGATTTGA
- a CDS encoding BON domain-containing protein: MKVFTRIFALFAVALMLAVLAGCAGTDTRSSTGEYLDDTAITARVKAAIFNHPDLRSSEINVETYRNVVQLSGFVSSQAEIDAAVDLTRTIAGVQSVKNDMRLR; the protein is encoded by the coding sequence ATGAAAGTTTTCACAAGGATTTTTGCATTATTTGCCGTGGCCCTGATGCTGGCTGTTCTTGCCGGCTGCGCCGGAACAGATACCCGTTCATCAACCGGCGAGTACCTTGACGATACAGCCATCACTGCCCGGGTCAAGGCGGCCATTTTCAACCATCCCGATCTGCGCTCATCCGAGATCAACGTCGAAACGTACAGGAATGTCGTCCAGTTGAGCGGCTTTGTCAGTTCTCAGGCCGAGATTGATGCCGCGGTTGATCTGACCCGGACCATCGCTGGAGTGCAGTCGGTAAAGAACGATATGCGGCTGCGCTGA
- a CDS encoding acyl-CoA desaturase — translation MTTNKPPLATANLIYFVAVHLLALVAAPLWALLVGFSGWAWLTAGLIWLFSGLSITAGYHRLWSHRSYQATWPLKLFFVIFGTFALQNSVLVWCARHRLHHRFVDDTERDPHSIRTGFWHAHIGWMLRHWPTSEIDFDQVKDLERDPLLRWQHRHYWLLTWLLNLGVPVLLGVLIGEVIGMVLLAGAVRLVFSQHCTFFINSLAHTWGKRHYTDSNTSRDNAWLALVTWGEGYHNFHHAFQADYRNGVCWWHFDPGKWLIAACSSVGLAGSLKRTPAFRIRRAKMTMQFRQLERELASGHASETWAEAIEREYQQFMDIVSQWQAVQAERVQAGTAAARDRWQRHKFRQRFRELDRTLKDQARRLACLQQQWHESSRDVV, via the coding sequence ATGACGACGAATAAACCACCCCTGGCCACTGCCAACCTAATCTACTTCGTGGCCGTCCACCTGCTCGCTCTGGTGGCCGCGCCCCTGTGGGCTCTGCTGGTCGGCTTCAGCGGCTGGGCCTGGCTGACTGCCGGGTTGATCTGGTTGTTCAGTGGGCTTTCGATCACTGCCGGCTACCATCGTTTGTGGTCGCATCGCAGTTACCAGGCGACCTGGCCACTCAAGCTGTTCTTTGTCATCTTTGGCACCTTCGCCCTGCAAAATTCGGTGTTGGTCTGGTGCGCGCGCCATCGCCTGCATCATCGCTTTGTCGATGATACTGAGCGCGACCCCCATTCGATCCGAACGGGATTCTGGCATGCTCACATTGGATGGATGCTACGTCACTGGCCCACGAGTGAGATCGATTTCGACCAGGTCAAGGACCTGGAACGCGACCCGTTGCTGAGATGGCAGCACCGTCACTATTGGCTGCTGACCTGGTTGCTCAATCTGGGCGTGCCGGTCCTGCTCGGAGTGCTGATTGGCGAGGTGATCGGCATGGTACTGCTGGCCGGCGCGGTCCGTCTGGTGTTCAGCCAGCACTGCACCTTTTTCATCAATTCGCTGGCACATACCTGGGGCAAGCGTCACTATACCGACAGCAATACTTCTCGTGACAATGCCTGGCTGGCGCTGGTGACCTGGGGCGAGGGTTATCACAATTTTCATCACGCCTTCCAGGCCGATTACCGCAATGGCGTGTGCTGGTGGCATTTCGACCCCGGCAAGTGGCTGATCGCAGCCTGTTCGTCGGTTGGATTGGCCGGTAGTCTCAAACGCACCCCGGCCTTCAGAATCCGGAGGGCAAAGATGACAATGCAGTTTCGCCAACTCGAACGTGAGTTGGCCTCAGGCCATGCCAGCGAGACCTGGGCCGAGGCCATCGAGCGCGAGTATCAGCAGTTCATGGACATCGTCAGCCAGTGGCAGGCCGTTCAGGCCGAACGTGTTCAGGCCGGCACTGCTGCAGCACGCGATCGATGGCAGCGGCACAAGTTCAGGCAGCGCTTCCGGGAACTCGATCGGACCCTGAAGGACCAGGCCCGCCGCCTGGCCTGCCTGCAACAGCAATGGCATGAAAGTAGTCGTGATGTGGTTTGA